The Pseudomonas marvdashtae nucleotide sequence GATCATGGCGTCGGCTGAGGCCAGGTTTTCGCTGAGGTTGGCCAGCAGGCTTTCGTTGTCGATGCCATCGGCGACGGTGAAAAGCTGGCCTGGCGACGGTTTCTTCTCGGATTTGGCCTGTTTGGGGTTCAGGTAGTAATCGAGCGCGCGATCAGAAGCTTCCTGGAGTTTCTTGGGGTCGGTTTCTGTTTCTGGCGGGTTGGGTGTGACCTTGTGCATGGTTGACGCTCCTAGGGTAGTGGAGCCGCCAGATATCGCTGCTAAACGAAAATGGGTGGCGACTGTGCGCGGGTTAGCAGACCGGGACCCTAGAACCCGGCAGACCCGAAGGTCTCCCACGCACAACCGCCATGACATAGATGCGCAGGCGCTGAAGCCTGCTCACGCATGTGGAGAGCGTACGTCTAGGATTGTCCAGGCTGCTAAACCCGATCGCTGAACTGACAGCGACCCGCAAACGTTAGAGCCCAGGGCCAAGGCGCACAAGCCGGCGGATTCTGGCGTAGTTGTAGGCAATGGCGCAAGACGTCGTAGCCTTGGGATGACGGATTGTGGGAGGTAGGTGTTTTTGTATGTATATCCGTTATTTAGGTAACGGCTGCTTACGGTTTCGCTCTTACAGCGACTCACTTTTATGAAGCGTAAAAGTAAGCAAAACGCTTTTGCCCCACCACTCGGTGCCTCGCCTAGGCTCGGCATGCCCGAACGAAGGCATTGCTCCGTGGGCCCGCCGCGAAGGACCATCCATGGTCCAGCGCGGCTACCTCGGCATCCATGCCGAGGTGCCCACTCCACAATGCCTGCGTTCGGCCAGCGTGGTTAACGGGGCGCCCGAGATCAAAGTCCACCGCGAGGCGGCCTTATAGCCGACCTGGTTTGGGTGGGACTGCATTTCTCCTGTGGGAACGGGTTTGTTCGCTAACAGCTTACACATTCGACATTTTACGTTGGCGGCCGCATTAACCCGTGGCGAGGGAGCTTGCTCCCGCTGGGCTGCGCAGCCGCCCCCGATTTTGTGGTGCGGTCAATGTTGCGGATTGACGCTATCCAACATCCGGTTTGCCAATAACCTACTCAGTTCGATCAGTTGCTGAATGCCGAAGGCAACATGGCGCCGCGAGCCTTTCAGGTCGAACGCAAGGTC carries:
- a CDS encoding DUF6124 family protein, which produces MHKVTPNPPETETDPKKLQEASDRALDYYLNPKQAKSEKKPSPGQLFTVADGIDNESLLANLSENLASADAMISDLAFDLKGSRRHIALGIQQLIELSGMLANRALDNVNPQP